In the genome of Garra rufa unplaced genomic scaffold, GarRuf1.0 hap1_unplaced_021, whole genome shotgun sequence, one region contains:
- the LOC141315355 gene encoding protein Abitram, with protein sequence MEDTEKKAPSVIDRYFTRWYRTDLKGKACEDHCILQHSNRICVITLAESHPVFQNGRKIKNINYQISDGCSRLKNKVSGKSKRGGQFLTEFAPLCRITCTDEQEYTIFSCIRGRLLEVNEAILNKPDLLLEKPSTEGYIAVILPKFEESKSITEGLLTREQYEEVLTKRNQQEEPC encoded by the exons ATGGAAGACACTGAAAAGAAAGCCCCATCAGTAATCGATCGTTATTTTACTCGCTGGTATAGAACTG ATCTGAAAGGAAAAGCATGTGAGGATCACTGCATTCTACAGCACTCCAACAG GATATGCGTCATCACACTTGCAGAGTCTCATCCTGTCTTTCAGAATGGgcgaaaaattaaaaacataaattaccAGATCAGCGATGGATGCAGCCGTCTAAAGAACAAGGTGTCTGGAAAGTCAAAGCGA GGTGGTCAGTTCCTGACAGAGTTTGCGCCTCTGTGTAGAATAACGTGTACAGATGAACAGGAATACACTATATTCAG CTGTATCAGAGGACGTCTCCTAGAAGTAAATGAAGCCATTCTGAACAAGCCAGATCTGTTATTAGAAAAG CCTTCCACAGAGGGATACATAGCGGTAATATTGCCTAAATTTGAAGAGAGTAAGAGTATCACTGAAGGCCTTCTGACCAGAGAACAATATGAAGAGGTTCTGACGAAAAGAAACCAACAAGAAGAGCCTTGCTGA